The Pseudomonadota bacterium DNA window CCGTAGATGTCGACGATACGGAGTCGGGAGGATTCAATTCGGTGAGCCATGACCCGAACCAGCTCAGACAGAATGTTATAACCCACCTGATAATCACTCTCCATCAACTCACGCAGACATTTGGCATCCATTCGAATGGCCCACACGGCCTCACGCGCCACGGCGTCAAAGTGCCATCGATACGGTGGAATAAACCACGACCAACCCAGGCTGTCGCCCGCGCTCAGGGTTTCGATCGGGGCCATCGCCACTTCCGTCGCCGGTGTTTTGATTTCCACCCGCCCTTTGATGATCAAGTAAAAGGCATCGGCCTCGTCACCCTGGCGGAGCAGGTATTCGCCCTCGGTGAACGCCCGCTCTCCGGCGCATGCCTGCAACTGCTCTCGTTGGTGCTCGTTAAGCCCGGAAAAATACGGTTGTTCGGAAAGATAGGATGCAATACTCATAGGCTACCCTCTGATCGCGACCTTGCGCTTGCTTGAGCCGTCAGGGCGAATTCGCCGTGGCGACCGATAGCGCCATATTCTCCCGACGCGTTGGGGCGAAGCCTGACCCAGATCAACCGGCCACCGTTCAACGATAGTCGATGGAATCGTCTTGTGCCTCGCGCTCCCAACGATCAGCCAGGCGCGCGATTCGTTGACGCATCATCAGCAACGCACCGATCACGACACCCACAACGGCCACCATACCGGCCACGTCCCACCAGTTTGGCTCCCGCATAAACGATTGCAGACGGCCGCCAAACAGCGCAATCAACAAAATCCCGGGGATCAAACCGATGGCGCTGCCGACCATGTAATCCCGAAAACTCATGTGCGAGGCACCCGCAGCCATGTTGGTCAAACTGAAAGGTGCCACCGGAAAGATATCCACGATCACCATCGTGAGCACGCCGCGATGGGAGAGAAACCGATTGACCCGGTCCAGGCGTGTACCCGTGAAAGCGCGCATGGTGTCGTAGCCCAGATAGCGTCCCATTTCGTAGTTAACTGCCGCTCCCACCAGCGATCCCGCGTAAGCGAATGCAACGCCTTTCCAAAACCCGAAAGCCACCGCGGTGGCGATGATGAGCAAGCTCAGGGGAAAAACCACAATGCAACCCAGCACGTAAATCAACACCACCAGCAAAAACGCAAACGGGCTCTGTTTAACGAGCTGGGCCCAAATGATGAGTTGATCGACGCTCAGGCGGTCGGCCAGCGGTGTCCAGCGCCAGATGAGAAACAACGACAACAACACAACCCCCGCCGCCAGGGTGGACCCGATGATCTTCCGACGATCAAAATGTGGACTGTGCGACATACCGTTTAATGAAGAGAAATCCCAATCATCCCCAATGCCGACCGCCGGGCGGACACCGTTGGACGGGCAACGGCTCGCAACGCTCTGGCGTGAAACAACCGACAGGCCGGTAGATGAAGCATGCCCGCCCGCGGCTGTCGTCTCGAAAATCGGCCCCCAAGAATCAGGCGCGGCCTATTATTACCAGTTCCGCTAAGAGCCGTCACCCGCAAAATTGCGCTTCAATACGCCAATACTGCGACCTGCGTATTGCAGGTCCACGCAGGCGCGGTATGCTAGTGGCAGCGATCAATCAACTTCCCGGAGGCCAGCCCATCAACACCCACGTTCTTTGGCCGCCGGACATCGACCCGCTCACCACAGCCCGGCGTGATGCGCTGATTGAACACATTCGTTCCCCCTTTATCGATCACCTCCGCAGCCTGAATCTGGCCTCACAACTCGTCGATCAACTCGCCGATGTCTATTTGCCGCTGGCGGCCTGGATCGACCAACGGCGTCAGCTGCGACAAGACACCCTGATCGTCGGTGTCAACGGCGCACAAGGGTCGGGAAAGTCGACCCTCTGCGAGCTACTCCGGCTCACCCTCTCCATCGGGTTCAACCGACGGGTTGTTTGCCTGTCCATCGACGACATTTACAAAACGAAACAAACTCGGCGGCAGATGGCCCAGGATGTCCATCCATTGTTTCAAACGCGTGGCGTTCCAGGGACGCACGATGTGCCATTGGGCCTCGCCACCTTGCGCGCCTTGCGCGCCGGGACACTCCCCGAACCGCTGTCCATCCCGCGATTCGACAAGGCCCAAGATGATCGAGCCGAACCGGATTCCTGGCCCGTGGTAACAGGCAACGCCGACATCGTGCTGTTCGAGGGCTGGTGCGTGGGCGCGCGACCCCAACCGGAAGATGCCTTGATCGATCCGGTGAATGCGCTGGAGGCCGCCGAAGACCCCGACACGGTTTGGCGCCGCGAAGTGAATCGCGCGCTGGCCGGAGAATACGCTGAGCTTTTCGCCGAACTGGATGCGCTGGTGATGCTTCGGGTGCCGGATTTCGAGAGCATCTTTCGTTGGCGGCGCCAGCAGGAACAAGCCCTAAGCCGACGCATGAGCGAGCCCGAACTGCGCCGTTTCATCATGCATTACGAACGCCTGACCCGATACATGCTCGATGAAATTCCCACGCGGGCCGATTTGGTGTTGCAGTTAAATAGAGACCACCGGATTGAAACCGTCACGGCAAAAACCGCACAATCGACGGGTTAACCCCGGATTAATCACCCCCTCAACACAATCCATAACACGCGTGATCAAACTCATCATTTTTACCGATTTGGACGGCACCTTGCTGGATCACCATGACTATAGCTTTGAACCCGCGCGCGCGGCCCTGGAGCGCATCCGCGCCGCCGGATTCCCGCTTATCATCAACTCCAGTAAGACCTTGGCGGAGATCGTCAGCATCCGTTCGGCGCTGCAAAACACCGATCCGTTCATCGTCGAAAACGGGGGCGCCATCGTGAGCCCGCCCGGCATGTGCCCCGACGCTTCCCGGCCGTATGTCA harbors:
- a CDS encoding cyclic nucleotide-binding domain-containing protein; amino-acid sequence: MSIASYLSEQPYFSGLNEHQREQLQACAGERAFTEGEYLLRQGDEADAFYLIIKGRVEIKTPATEVAMAPIETLSAGDSLGWSWFIPPYRWHFDAVAREAVWAIRMDAKCLRELMESDYQVGYNILSELVRVMAHRIESSRLRIVDIYGHARAE
- a CDS encoding VTT domain-containing protein, with the translated sequence MSHSPHFDRRKIIGSTLAAGVVLLSLFLIWRWTPLADRLSVDQLIIWAQLVKQSPFAFLLVVLIYVLGCIVVFPLSLLIIATAVAFGFWKGVAFAYAGSLVGAAVNYEMGRYLGYDTMRAFTGTRLDRVNRFLSHRGVLTMVIVDIFPVAPFSLTNMAAGASHMSFRDYMVGSAIGLIPGILLIALFGGRLQSFMREPNWWDVAGMVAVVGVVIGALLMMRQRIARLADRWEREAQDDSIDYR